In Limnohabitans sp. INBF002, one genomic interval encodes:
- a CDS encoding DUF502 domain-containing protein, whose product MPIKKYLLAGLLVWTPLAITVWVLTWLVGVMDGIFIDTLSKFRPLVSQDTVTSMRNMTGLGVILVLLVLLVTGALASNVLGKWLVRQWDKLFTNIPIVKSIYASVKKVSDTLFSSNGNAFRQALLVQYPHAGMWTIAFQTGTPVGEVASKLTGEHLSVYVPTTPNPTSGFFLLVPRSDVIELDLSVDEALTYVISMGAVSPSAPAINEKRK is encoded by the coding sequence ATGCCGATTAAAAAATACCTGCTCGCAGGCCTCTTGGTCTGGACACCTTTGGCCATCACGGTCTGGGTGCTGACATGGCTCGTGGGTGTGATGGACGGCATCTTCATCGACACCCTCTCCAAGTTCCGTCCTTTGGTGTCGCAAGACACGGTCACCTCCATGCGCAACATGACCGGCTTGGGCGTCATTTTGGTGTTGCTGGTGCTGCTGGTGACGGGCGCCTTGGCCTCTAACGTGTTGGGCAAATGGCTGGTACGTCAGTGGGACAAGTTGTTCACCAACATCCCCATCGTCAAGTCGATTTACGCCAGCGTGAAGAAGGTGTCGGACACCTTGTTCTCCAGCAACGGCAATGCGTTTCGCCAAGCCCTGTTGGTGCAATACCCCCACGCAGGCATGTGGACCATCGCGTTCCAAACGGGCACGCCCGTGGGCGAAGTGGCCAGCAAATTGACGGGCGAACACCTGAGCGTGTACGTGCCCACCACCCCCAACCCCACCAGCGGATTTTTCTTGCTGGTGCCACGCAGCGATGTGATCGAACTCGATTTGAGCGTCGACGAAGCGCTGACGTATGTCATCTCCATGGGCGCTGTGTCTCCTAGCGCCCCAGCAATTAACGAAAAGAGAAAATAA
- a CDS encoding FmdB family zinc ribbon protein: MPIYAYKCGSCGHAKDVLQKISDAPLTDCPECGKPTFSKQLTAAGFQLKGAGWYATDFKGGSGGTSAPASVAGGAAAATETASTASADTPSSTPPAACGGGCACH; the protein is encoded by the coding sequence ATGCCCATTTATGCCTACAAATGCGGGTCCTGCGGCCATGCCAAGGACGTCCTGCAAAAAATTTCAGATGCCCCGCTGACAGATTGTCCTGAGTGCGGCAAACCTACCTTTTCTAAGCAACTCACGGCTGCGGGCTTTCAGCTCAAAGGCGCGGGTTGGTACGCCACCGATTTCAAAGGCGGCTCGGGCGGCACATCGGCCCCTGCATCCGTCGCGGGCGGCGCAGCCGCTGCAACCGAAACTGCATCGACTGCCAGCGCTGACACGCCCTCCAGCACACCTCCCGCTGCTTGCGGCGGCGGTTGTGCTTGCCACTGA
- a CDS encoding sodium:solute symporter family protein yields MLLTLVIVYLLVTIAIGLMAAKRVQNSADFAIAGRHLPMAMIVTTTFATWFGSETVLGIPAKFVNGGLHGVVEDPFGAGFCLIFVGLFFAGKLYRMTLLTISDYFRERYGRTVEVVCSLIIMVSYLGWVSAQVTALGLVFNLLSDGVVSLEQGMVIGVVSILAYTLFGGMWSVAITDFIQMIILVVGLSILAVFAAGQAGGADKVMALAISQDMFKFWPEPNMKDILFFFASAITIMLGSIPQQDVFQRVMSANSIKAATHGPVIGGICYILFAFVPMFLVVSAMIIMPEQAAALMADDPQKVLPTLVMTQMPFVMQVLFFGALLSAIKSCASATLLAPSVTFTENIWRQFHPHQSDQQELRAMRVTVLVFSMLVLGYAIRMQGTSIYEMVSGAYQVPLVGAFVPLTFGLYWKRATTQGAIFALVLGLLTWGLFLATPAGDEFPAQLAGVLASLTGMLVGSLGPQAIRNAHGSHHKLVGAA; encoded by the coding sequence GTGCTGCTCACACTCGTCATCGTCTATTTGTTGGTCACCATCGCCATTGGTTTGATGGCGGCCAAGCGCGTTCAAAACTCGGCTGACTTCGCCATCGCAGGCCGTCACCTGCCCATGGCCATGATCGTCACCACCACGTTTGCGACGTGGTTTGGCTCAGAAACGGTGTTGGGCATTCCCGCCAAGTTTGTGAATGGCGGTTTGCACGGTGTGGTGGAAGACCCTTTCGGCGCGGGCTTTTGCTTGATTTTTGTGGGCCTGTTTTTCGCGGGCAAGCTCTACCGCATGACGTTGCTCACCATCAGCGACTACTTCCGTGAGCGCTATGGCCGCACGGTGGAAGTGGTGTGCTCGCTCATCATCATGGTCAGCTACCTCGGTTGGGTGTCGGCGCAAGTGACGGCTTTGGGCTTGGTGTTCAACCTGTTGTCCGATGGTGTGGTCAGCCTAGAGCAGGGCATGGTGATAGGTGTGGTGTCTATCTTGGCCTACACCTTGTTTGGTGGCATGTGGTCGGTGGCCATCACCGACTTCATTCAGATGATCATCTTGGTGGTGGGGCTTTCCATCTTGGCTGTGTTTGCCGCAGGGCAGGCGGGTGGTGCGGACAAGGTGATGGCGCTGGCGATCAGCCAAGACATGTTCAAGTTCTGGCCTGAGCCGAACATGAAAGATATTTTGTTCTTCTTCGCCTCGGCCATCACCATCATGCTGGGCTCGATTCCGCAGCAAGACGTGTTTCAGCGGGTCATGTCGGCCAACAGCATCAAGGCCGCCACGCATGGTCCCGTGATTGGCGGCATTTGCTACATCTTGTTTGCGTTTGTACCCATGTTTTTGGTGGTCAGCGCCATGATCATCATGCCGGAGCAAGCGGCCGCGTTGATGGCCGATGACCCGCAAAAAGTACTGCCGACCTTGGTGATGACGCAGATGCCGTTTGTCATGCAGGTTTTGTTCTTCGGGGCTTTGCTGTCGGCTATCAAATCTTGTGCTTCGGCGACTTTGCTGGCACCTAGCGTCACGTTCACCGAAAACATTTGGCGCCAATTTCATCCGCACCAAAGTGACCAACAAGAACTGCGTGCCATGCGCGTGACGGTGTTGGTGTTCAGCATGTTGGTGTTGGGCTATGCCATTCGCATGCAGGGCACGTCGATTTACGAGATGGTGTCGGGTGCTTATCAGGTGCCGCTGGTGGGTGCGTTTGTGCCGCTCACCTTTGGCCTGTACTGGAAACGTGCCACCACGCAAGGCGCCATCTTTGCCTTGGTGTTGGGCTTGCTCACTTGGGGCTTGTTCTTGGCCACGCCAGCAGGTGACGAGTTTCCTGCCCAATTGGCAGGTGTGTTGGCCAGTTTGACGGGCATGTTGGTGGGCTCTTTGGGGCCACAAGCCATCCGCAATGCCCACGGCAGCCATCACAAACTGGTGGGCGCGGCCTAA
- the ubiB gene encoding ubiquinone biosynthesis regulatory protein kinase UbiB, which yields MTRLLRGIYIVLIVLRYGLDELVLTSFQKPGLRLLARIVSVGRDLSAPRGQRLREALEHLGPIFVKFGQVLSTRRDLLPPDIADELAFLQDRVPPFSSNVAVDTIERAFGRPLNEIFVEFTHKPVASASIAQVHFAVIKDRDGQTREVAVKVLRPGMLTVIDKDLSLMRMMAGWVDRLSADGKRLKPREVVAEFDKYLHDELDFMREASNAAQLRRNMEGLNLVLIPEMIWDFCRDDVIVMERMKGVPISQVDRLRAAGVDIPKLARDGVTIFFTQVFRDGFFHADMHPGNIQVSLEPATFGRYISLDFGIVGTLTETDKEYLAQNFTAFFRRDYKRVAELHIESGWVPTDTRVDELESAIRAVCEPYFDRPLKEISLGLVLMRLFQTSRRFNVEIQPQLVLLQKTLLNIEGLGRQLDPNLDLWSTAKPFLETWMLDQVGPKKLWKQLIAEAPRYAKLLPELPRLVHDFLKHRQNNDNAQLQLLIQEQRRTNRLLQGMAWVGGGFVVGLLAMQIFVRLHHFY from the coding sequence ATGACCCGTTTGCTGCGCGGTATTTACATCGTCCTCATCGTCTTGCGCTATGGCTTGGACGAGCTGGTGCTGACCAGTTTTCAAAAGCCAGGCCTGCGTTTGCTGGCGCGCATTGTGTCGGTGGGGCGCGATTTATCGGCCCCGCGCGGCCAGCGTTTGCGCGAGGCCTTGGAGCATCTGGGCCCCATCTTCGTGAAGTTCGGCCAGGTGTTGTCCACCCGCCGCGATTTGCTGCCCCCCGACATTGCCGACGAGCTGGCCTTTTTGCAAGACCGCGTGCCACCGTTTTCGTCAAACGTTGCTGTGGACACCATCGAGCGCGCGTTTGGTCGCCCGCTGAACGAAATCTTTGTCGAATTCACGCACAAACCCGTGGCCAGCGCGTCCATCGCGCAGGTGCACTTCGCAGTCATCAAAGATCGCGACGGTCAAACGCGCGAAGTGGCCGTTAAAGTGCTGCGCCCCGGTATGTTGACGGTGATCGACAAAGACCTGAGTCTCATGCGCATGATGGCCGGTTGGGTGGACCGTCTCAGTGCCGACGGCAAACGCCTGAAACCCCGCGAAGTCGTGGCCGAGTTTGACAAGTACCTGCACGACGAACTCGACTTCATGCGCGAAGCCTCCAATGCCGCGCAACTGCGCCGCAACATGGAAGGCCTCAACCTGGTGCTGATTCCTGAAATGATTTGGGATTTCTGCCGCGACGACGTGATCGTGATGGAGCGCATGAAGGGTGTACCCATCAGCCAGGTGGACCGTTTGCGTGCAGCGGGAGTGGACATTCCAAAGCTGGCGCGCGATGGCGTGACCATCTTCTTCACCCAGGTGTTTCGCGATGGTTTTTTCCATGCCGACATGCATCCCGGCAACATCCAAGTCAGCTTGGAGCCCGCCACGTTTGGTCGCTATATCTCGCTGGACTTCGGTATCGTGGGCACGCTCACGGAGACCGACAAAGAGTATTTGGCGCAAAACTTCACCGCCTTCTTTCGCCGCGACTACAAGCGTGTGGCCGAGTTACACATCGAGTCAGGCTGGGTGCCCACTGACACACGTGTGGATGAGTTGGAGTCTGCCATTCGCGCGGTGTGCGAGCCGTACTTTGACCGCCCGTTGAAAGAAATTTCTTTGGGTTTGGTGTTGATGCGTTTGTTCCAAACCTCGCGTCGCTTCAATGTTGAGATTCAGCCGCAACTCGTGTTGCTGCAAAAAACCTTGCTCAACATCGAAGGCTTAGGCCGCCAGCTCGACCCCAATTTGGATTTGTGGAGCACCGCCAAACCGTTTTTGGAAACGTGGATGCTCGACCAAGTCGGGCCTAAAAAGCTGTGGAAACAATTGATCGCCGAAGCGCCGCGTTACGCCAAGCTTTTGCCTGAATTGCCGCGTCTGGTGCATGACTTTTTGAAGCATCGCCAAAATAACGACAACGCCCAGTTGCAGCTACTTATTCAAGAGCAACGCCGAACCAACCGCTTGCTGCAAGGTATGGCGTGGGTGGGTGGGGGCTTTGTGGTGGGCTTGCTTGCGATGCAAATTTTTGTGCGTTTGCACCATTTTTATTAA
- a CDS encoding Tim44-like domain-containing protein, protein MKKLLTAIFVVAMAFATMHAEAAKRLGGGKSTGQQSSNVTQREAAKPAPAATPSAAPAAPAAAPAAAPSRFGGMGGMLGGLAAGLGLAWLAHSMGFGAEFGQFLMFGVLALVVMMVIGAIMRRRQQPAAANNSPYAFEGAGAPANPATLPQYNPKNVGNDSSARPVDTHTDFAPVGGGSMIGSALGGNQTWGIPADFDTAGFVSAAKQNFMTLQQAWDRSDIAALRVMMTDSMLDEIKAQLAEREATANGQVNHTDVVMLDAHLLGIEDVGNNYMASVEFSGLIREEPSSGPTPFREVWNMTKPKDGSLGWLVAGVQALQ, encoded by the coding sequence ATGAAAAAACTTTTGACAGCTATTTTTGTGGTGGCGATGGCATTTGCCACCATGCACGCCGAGGCCGCCAAGCGCTTAGGCGGCGGCAAATCTACTGGCCAGCAGTCCAGCAACGTGACGCAGCGTGAAGCTGCCAAGCCTGCGCCTGCAGCGACCCCCAGCGCCGCACCCGCAGCTCCTGCCGCAGCCCCCGCTGCTGCGCCTAGCCGTTTTGGTGGCATGGGTGGCATGCTCGGCGGTTTGGCGGCTGGTTTGGGCCTCGCTTGGTTGGCTCACTCGATGGGTTTTGGTGCTGAGTTTGGCCAGTTCTTGATGTTTGGCGTGTTGGCCTTGGTTGTGATGATGGTGATTGGTGCCATCATGCGCCGCCGCCAGCAACCAGCAGCAGCCAACAACAGTCCGTACGCCTTTGAAGGCGCTGGCGCTCCCGCCAACCCCGCCACCTTGCCTCAGTACAACCCCAAAAATGTGGGCAACGACTCGTCAGCCCGTCCTGTGGACACCCACACCGACTTCGCCCCTGTGGGTGGTGGCTCGATGATCGGTTCTGCTTTGGGTGGCAACCAAACTTGGGGCATCCCAGCCGACTTTGACACCGCTGGTTTTGTCAGTGCTGCCAAGCAAAACTTCATGACCTTGCAGCAAGCGTGGGACCGCTCAGACATCGCCGCCTTGCGCGTGATGATGACCGACAGCATGCTGGACGAAATCAAGGCCCAATTGGCTGAGCGTGAAGCCACAGCCAATGGCCAAGTCAACCACACCGATGTGGTCATGCTCGATGCACACCTGTTGGGTATTGAAGACGTGGGCAACAACTACATGGCCAGCGTGGAGTTCTCGGGCCTGATCCGTGAAGAACCATCTTCTGGTCCCACACCGTTCCGCGAAGTGTGGAACATGACCAAGCCCAAAGACGGCAGCTTGGGCTGGTTGGTGGCAGGCGTGCAAGCTCTGCAATAA
- the ubiE gene encoding bifunctional demethylmenaquinone methyltransferase/2-methoxy-6-polyprenyl-1,4-benzoquinol methylase UbiE yields MSSTHFGFKTVDEKEKAKHVRGVFDSVASKYDVMNDLMSAGLHRVWKRYTVMVADLREGSQVLDIAGGTGDLSMAFAKKVGKTGRVVHTDINEAMLRTGRDRLLDHGFVLPTLVCDAEKLPFPDNHFDVVSVAFGLRNMTHKDVALKEMCRVLKPNGKLLVLEFSKVAKPLEKAYDWYSFNILPKLGQMIAGDASSYQYLAESIRMHPGQEELKVLMKQNGFGHVDFHNMSAGVVALHVGIKC; encoded by the coding sequence ATGAGCAGCACCCATTTCGGCTTCAAAACCGTCGACGAGAAAGAAAAAGCCAAGCACGTGCGTGGCGTGTTTGACTCGGTCGCGTCCAAATACGACGTGATGAACGACCTCATGTCCGCTGGCCTGCATCGCGTGTGGAAACGCTACACGGTCATGGTGGCTGACTTGCGCGAGGGCTCGCAAGTGCTCGACATCGCAGGCGGCACAGGTGACTTGTCGATGGCCTTTGCCAAGAAAGTTGGCAAAACGGGTCGCGTGGTGCATACGGACATCAACGAAGCCATGTTGCGTACCGGGCGTGACCGTTTGTTGGACCATGGTTTTGTGTTGCCCACTTTGGTGTGCGACGCTGAGAAACTGCCGTTCCCCGACAACCATTTCGATGTGGTCAGCGTGGCCTTTGGCCTGCGCAACATGACACACAAAGACGTGGCCCTCAAAGAGATGTGCCGCGTGCTCAAGCCCAACGGCAAGCTGCTGGTGTTGGAGTTCTCCAAAGTGGCCAAGCCGCTAGAAAAGGCCTACGACTGGTACTCCTTCAACATCCTGCCCAAGCTGGGCCAGATGATTGCGGGCGATGCATCTAGCTACCAATACTTGGCGGAGTCCATTCGCATGCACCCTGGCCAAGAGGAGCTGAAAGTCCTCATGAAACAAAATGGCTTTGGCCATGTGGACTTTCACAACATGAGCGCCGGTGTCGTTGCGCTTCATGTTGGAATCAAGTGCTGA
- a CDS encoding DUF971 domain-containing protein translates to MAGLQKNTPAPQDITVHGASRVLEVSFADGASFRIPFELMRVYSPSAEVQGHGPGQEVLQTGKRLVDLEGLEPVGNYAIKPTFSDGHDSGLFTWEYLYFLGSEQDQLWADYERRLQAAGTERDAPMPEKAGAGCSSHAH, encoded by the coding sequence ATGGCTGGATTGCAAAAAAACACCCCTGCGCCTCAAGACATCACGGTGCATGGCGCCTCGCGTGTGTTGGAAGTCAGCTTTGCCGACGGCGCGAGTTTTCGCATCCCGTTTGAGCTGATGCGCGTCTACAGCCCGTCTGCCGAAGTGCAGGGCCACGGCCCTGGCCAAGAGGTGTTGCAAACCGGTAAGCGTTTGGTGGACCTCGAAGGCTTAGAGCCCGTGGGCAACTACGCCATCAAACCCACCTTCAGCGACGGCCACGACAGCGGCTTGTTCACTTGGGAATACTTGTATTTCTTAGGCTCTGAACAAGACCAGCTGTGGGCTGACTACGAACGCCGCTTGCAGGCAGCCGGCACCGAGCGCGATGCCCCCATGCCCGAAAAGGCAGGCGCAGGCTGTAGCAGTCACGCACATTGA
- a CDS encoding FAD/FMN-binding oxidoreductase, whose translation MNAPTSLNHLLATAEESPRLREIPYNYTSFSDREIVLRLLGADAWELLLRLRQERRTGRSARMLYEVLGDIWVVQRNPYLQDDLLDNPKRRHQLVEALHHRLGEVEQRRTPDTDTERDAMVGQLLQAASRAIETFNTQFDAIAALRKKAARMLKKHTAHDNIKFDGLSRVSHVTDATDWRVEYPFVVLTPDTEEEMAGLVKGCIDLGLTIVPRGGGTGYTGGAIPLTWKSAVINTEKLEAMTEVEMVDLPGIAHKVPTIYTEAGVVTQRVADAAERGGFVFAVDPTSAEASCIGGNIAMNAGGKKAVLWGTALDNLASWRMVTPDAEWLDVVRVDHNLGKIHDAEMASFELKYYQADGKTFIRQERLDIPGKSFRKEGLGKDVTDKFLSGLPGVQKEGCDGLITSARWILHRMPVHTRTVCMEFFGNAKDAVPSIVEIKDYMFAEQKRSGVLLAGLEHLDDRYLRAVGYATKSKRGGLPKMLLIGDIAGDDADEVARVTSEVSRMANTRSGECFVAVSPEARKKFWLDRKRTAAISRHTNAFKVNEDVVIPLPRMAEYTDGIERINIELSLRNKIELCDALEDFFAKGNLPLGKSDDAADIPTPELLEDRVQQARSLIGEVRGLWQQWLNECDALFPQLQDHTLRASWKTQIRAVLQNTFTGAQLAPILDECNAIHQRVLKGRVWVALHMHAGDGNVHTNIPVNSDNYAMLQTAHEAVARIMVLARSLNGVISGEHGIGITKLEFLTDDELKPFADYKAKVDPEGRFNKGKLLRNQDVDTSLRHADLSQAYTPSFGLMGHESLIMQQSDIGEIAASVKDCLRCGKCKPVCSTHVPRANLLYSPRNKILATSLLVEAFLYEEQTRRGVSIKHWEEFEDVADHCTVCHKCLSPCPVKIDFGDVSMNMRNLLRKMGKKSFRPGNAAAMFMLNATNPETIKLARGAMVGVGMKLQRFAHDVLKVVARKQTKAPPASVGAAPIKEQVIHFINKKMPGNLPKKTARALLDIEDKDYVPIIRDPKTTTSETEAVFYFPGCGSERLFSQVGLATQAMLWHAGVQTVLPPGYLCCGYPQKGSGQFDKADKIITDNRVLFHRVANTLNYLDIKTVVVSCGTCFDQLQGYQFDKIFPGCRIVDIHEFLLEKDIKLSAEQQAGYLFHDPCHSPMKQQDPMKTVKALVGDQVVKSDRCCGESGTLGVTRPDIATQVRFRKEAELQKDEAALRAMTGEAKGDMKILTSCPSCLQGLTRYGDDLQNGLLEADYIVVEMARKILGEQWMPEYVANANAGGIERVLV comes from the coding sequence ATGAATGCTCCCACCTCGCTGAACCACTTGCTCGCCACGGCTGAAGAAAGCCCGCGACTGCGCGAAATTCCCTACAACTACACCTCGTTCTCTGACCGAGAAATCGTGTTGCGTTTGCTCGGCGCCGATGCCTGGGAATTGCTGCTGCGTTTGCGCCAAGAGCGCCGCACCGGTCGCTCGGCTCGCATGTTGTACGAAGTGTTGGGCGACATCTGGGTGGTGCAACGCAACCCCTATTTGCAAGACGACTTGCTCGACAACCCCAAACGCCGCCACCAACTGGTGGAAGCCTTGCATCACCGCCTCGGTGAAGTTGAGCAACGCCGCACGCCCGATACCGACACCGAACGCGATGCCATGGTGGGCCAGCTGCTGCAAGCGGCCAGTCGTGCGATTGAAACGTTCAACACCCAGTTCGACGCGATTGCCGCCCTGCGCAAAAAAGCAGCGCGCATGCTCAAGAAGCACACCGCCCACGACAACATCAAGTTCGATGGCCTCTCACGTGTGAGCCACGTGACCGACGCCACCGACTGGCGCGTGGAATACCCCTTCGTTGTTCTGACGCCAGACACGGAAGAAGAAATGGCGGGCTTGGTCAAAGGCTGTATCGACCTTGGCCTGACCATCGTCCCACGTGGGGGCGGCACGGGCTACACGGGTGGTGCGATTCCGCTCACGTGGAAGAGCGCGGTCATCAACACCGAAAAGCTCGAAGCCATGACCGAAGTCGAAATGGTCGACTTGCCCGGCATCGCGCACAAAGTGCCCACCATCTACACCGAAGCCGGTGTGGTGACCCAGCGCGTGGCCGATGCGGCTGAGCGCGGTGGTTTTGTATTTGCCGTAGATCCCACGTCTGCTGAAGCCTCGTGCATTGGCGGCAACATCGCCATGAATGCGGGCGGTAAAAAAGCTGTGTTGTGGGGCACCGCGCTCGACAACTTGGCCAGCTGGCGCATGGTGACCCCCGACGCTGAGTGGTTGGACGTGGTTCGCGTGGACCACAACCTCGGCAAGATTCACGATGCTGAGATGGCCAGCTTCGAGCTGAAGTACTACCAAGCCGACGGCAAAACCTTCATCCGCCAAGAGCGCCTCGACATCCCCGGCAAGTCCTTCCGCAAAGAAGGTCTGGGCAAAGACGTGACCGACAAGTTCCTCAGCGGCTTGCCCGGCGTGCAAAAAGAAGGCTGCGATGGTTTGATCACCAGCGCGCGTTGGATCTTGCACCGCATGCCTGTGCACACACGCACCGTGTGTATGGAGTTTTTCGGCAACGCCAAAGACGCGGTGCCCAGCATCGTGGAAATCAAAGACTACATGTTTGCCGAGCAAAAGCGCAGCGGCGTGTTACTGGCTGGCTTAGAGCATTTGGATGACCGCTACCTGCGTGCTGTGGGCTACGCCACCAAGAGCAAACGCGGCGGCTTGCCCAAGATGCTGTTGATTGGCGACATCGCTGGCGATGACGCTGACGAAGTAGCTCGCGTCACCTCTGAAGTCTCACGCATGGCCAACACCCGCAGCGGCGAGTGCTTTGTGGCTGTGAGCCCTGAGGCGCGTAAAAAATTCTGGCTCGACCGCAAACGCACGGCAGCCATCAGCCGCCACACCAACGCGTTCAAGGTCAACGAAGACGTGGTGATCCCTTTGCCACGCATGGCCGAGTACACCGACGGTATTGAGCGCATCAACATCGAGTTGAGCCTGCGCAACAAGATTGAGCTGTGCGACGCTTTAGAAGACTTCTTTGCCAAAGGCAATTTGCCTTTAGGTAAGTCTGACGATGCCGCCGACATTCCTACGCCCGAGTTGCTCGAAGACCGCGTGCAACAAGCCCGCTCACTCATTGGTGAAGTGCGTGGCCTGTGGCAGCAGTGGCTCAACGAGTGCGATGCACTGTTCCCACAGTTGCAAGATCACACTTTGCGTGCCAGCTGGAAAACACAAATCCGTGCGGTGTTGCAAAACACGTTCACGGGCGCACAACTCGCGCCCATCTTGGACGAGTGCAATGCCATTCACCAACGCGTGCTCAAAGGCCGCGTGTGGGTGGCCCTGCACATGCACGCCGGTGACGGCAACGTGCACACCAACATCCCCGTCAACAGTGACAACTACGCCATGCTGCAAACCGCCCACGAAGCGGTGGCACGCATCATGGTGCTGGCGCGTTCGCTCAATGGTGTGATTTCGGGCGAGCACGGCATTGGCATCACCAAGCTCGAGTTTTTGACCGACGACGAACTCAAACCGTTTGCCGACTACAAAGCCAAGGTGGACCCAGAAGGCCGCTTCAATAAAGGCAAATTGCTGCGCAACCAGGATGTGGATACATCCTTGCGCCACGCCGATTTGAGCCAAGCCTACACGCCGAGCTTTGGTTTGATGGGCCACGAATCGCTGATCATGCAGCAGTCCGACATTGGCGAAATTGCGGCCAGCGTGAAAGACTGCTTGCGTTGCGGTAAATGCAAACCCGTGTGCTCGACCCACGTGCCACGCGCCAATTTGCTGTACAGCCCACGTAACAAAATTTTGGCCACCTCGCTGCTGGTCGAAGCCTTCTTGTACGAAGAGCAAACGCGCCGTGGTGTGTCCATCAAGCATTGGGAAGAGTTTGAAGATGTGGCCGACCACTGCACGGTCTGCCACAAGTGTTTGTCGCCTTGCCCGGTGAAGATTGACTTTGGCGATGTGTCCATGAACATGCGCAACCTGTTGCGCAAGATGGGTAAAAAGAGCTTCCGTCCCGGCAATGCAGCCGCGATGTTCATGCTCAATGCCACCAACCCTGAAACCATCAAGCTGGCACGTGGCGCCATGGTGGGCGTGGGGATGAAACTGCAACGCTTTGCGCACGATGTGCTCAAGGTCGTGGCACGCAAACAAACCAAGGCGCCGCCTGCGTCGGTGGGTGCCGCGCCCATCAAAGAGCAGGTGATTCACTTCATCAACAAAAAGATGCCCGGCAACTTGCCCAAGAAAACCGCGCGCGCTCTGCTGGACATCGAAGACAAAGACTACGTGCCGATCATCCGTGACCCGAAGACCACCACGTCTGAAACAGAAGCGGTGTTCTATTTCCCCGGTTGCGGCTCAGAGCGCTTGTTCAGCCAAGTGGGACTCGCCACGCAAGCCATGTTGTGGCATGCGGGCGTGCAAACCGTGTTGCCGCCTGGCTACCTGTGCTGCGGCTATCCGCAAAAGGGTTCGGGTCAGTTCGACAAGGCTGACAAGATCATCACGGACAACCGCGTGTTGTTCCACCGCGTGGCCAACACGCTCAACTACCTTGACATCAAAACCGTGGTGGTGAGCTGCGGCACGTGTTTTGACCAGTTGCAGGGTTACCAGTTCGACAAAATCTTCCCTGGTTGCCGCATCGTTGACATCCACGAGTTCTTGCTCGAAAAGGACATCAAGCTCAGTGCCGAGCAGCAAGCAGGCTATTTGTTCCATGACCCATGCCACAGCCCCATGAAGCAACAAGACCCGATGAAAACGGTCAAAGCTTTGGTGGGTGACCAAGTGGTCAAGAGTGACCGCTGCTGTGGCGAGTCTGGCACTTTGGGTGTGACGCGTCCTGACATTGCCACGCAAGTGCGCTTCCGCAAAGAAGCCGAGTTGCAAAAGGACGAAGCCGCTTTGCGCGCCATGACGGGTGAAGCCAAAGGCGACATGAAGATCCTCACCAGCTGCCCCAGCTGCTTGCAAGGCCTCACGCGTTACGGTGACGATTTGCAAAACGGCTTGCTCGAAGCCGACTACATCGTGGTCGAGATGGCACGCAAGATCTTGGGCGAGCAGTGGATGCCCGAATACGTGGCCAACGCCAATGCCGGTGGCATTGAGCGCGTGCTGGTCTAA